From Thermoplasmata archaeon, one genomic window encodes:
- a CDS encoding citramalate synthase, producing MVIYDTTLRDGAQTEGILFSSEDKLDVLQALDGFGVDFVEGGWPGSNPTDDEFFKKASQLELKKTKLVAFGSTRKNDVDPADDPNLNALVGCGTEWCCIFGKAWDFQVEEAMGIGLDENLDLVQDSVRFLVESGKHVIFDAEHFFDGYRANRKYALNVLKAAEAGGAEWLVLCDTNGGSLPSEVAEAVEEALLSVDVPLGIHAHNDADMATANSIMAVENGCQMVQCTVNGLGERCGNANLCTVLPSLVYKTGFETTDIDLRNLTSLSRSVGELVNFSPYPNMPYVGEAAFTHKGGIHISAMTRDPHTYEHIDPSLVGNSRKILVSEMAGRASIVEKLKELGLECGDDTPDITRKIKEMESKGYQFEGADASFELLVKRLRGEIEPKFTVKSFKIMIDNRLGDMDTEASVKVLNSAGDLEQTAADGNGPVNALDKALRKSLKKFFPEINDMKLTDYKVRTLDAKNATASGVRVLIRSTDGKSSWTTVGVSENVVEASLIALIDAIEYKLMIGE from the coding sequence ATCGTCATTTACGACACCACGCTGCGCGATGGTGCCCAGACGGAGGGCATTCTGTTCTCTTCAGAGGACAAGCTCGATGTGTTACAGGCACTAGATGGTTTCGGCGTGGATTTCGTGGAAGGCGGTTGGCCCGGGTCGAATCCGACCGATGACGAATTCTTCAAGAAAGCAAGCCAGTTGGAACTGAAGAAGACGAAGCTCGTCGCCTTCGGCAGCACCAGGAAGAATGATGTCGATCCCGCTGACGATCCCAATCTGAACGCTCTCGTCGGGTGCGGCACCGAGTGGTGCTGCATCTTCGGGAAGGCATGGGATTTCCAGGTCGAAGAGGCCATGGGAATAGGCCTGGATGAGAACCTGGACCTTGTCCAGGACAGCGTCAGGTTCCTGGTAGAATCTGGAAAGCACGTGATATTCGATGCAGAGCACTTCTTTGACGGATACAGGGCGAACAGGAAGTACGCCCTGAACGTCCTCAAGGCCGCAGAAGCGGGAGGGGCGGAATGGCTCGTCCTTTGCGATACCAACGGAGGTTCGCTCCCGTCCGAAGTCGCTGAAGCAGTAGAGGAGGCGCTCCTATCCGTGGATGTCCCCCTCGGAATCCATGCACATAACGATGCGGACATGGCCACGGCCAATTCCATCATGGCCGTCGAGAATGGATGCCAGATGGTCCAGTGTACCGTGAACGGTCTCGGGGAGAGATGTGGCAACGCCAACCTTTGCACCGTTCTGCCCAGCCTTGTCTACAAGACAGGGTTCGAGACCACGGATATCGACCTCAGGAATCTCACATCGCTTAGCAGGTCCGTCGGGGAGCTGGTCAATTTCAGCCCGTACCCCAACATGCCTTATGTTGGTGAGGCCGCGTTCACGCACAAGGGCGGAATACACATTTCGGCGATGACGAGGGACCCCCACACCTACGAACATATCGACCCTTCGTTGGTAGGCAACTCCAGGAAGATCCTCGTATCGGAGATGGCTGGCAGGGCCAGCATCGTAGAGAAGCTGAAAGAGCTCGGCCTGGAATGCGGAGACGACACTCCGGACATCACCCGCAAGATCAAGGAGATGGAATCCAAGGGATATCAGTTCGAAGGAGCGGATGCGAGCTTCGAACTCCTGGTCAAAAGACTGAGAGGGGAGATAGAACCCAAGTTCACGGTGAAGAGCTTCAAGATCATGATTGACAACCGTCTCGGGGACATGGACACCGAAGCCAGCGTGAAGGTTCTGAATTCCGCAGGAGATCTGGAGCAGACCGCAGCTGACGGGAACGGTCCGGTCAACGCTCTTGACAAGGCATTGAGGAAATCTCTCAAGAAATTCTTCCCCGAGATCAACGACATGAAGCTGACAGATTACAAGGTACGTACACTCGATGCCAAGAATGCAACGGCCTCAGGGGTCCGCGTATTGATCAGATCCACGGACGGGAAGAGCAGCTGGACCACAGTAGGTGTATCAGAGAACGTGGTAGAGGCCAGTCTGATAGCGCTGATAGATGCGATTGAATACAAACTGATGATTGGTGAATGA
- a CDS encoding PFL family protein, with amino-acid sequence MVELSEAFETVNMVSHENLDVRTITMGISLLDCIDPDLDSLCKKIYDKITESAKDLVRVGDEIGSEYGVPVINKRISITPAALIGGAACKSPEDFVQIAKTLDEAAKTVGVNFIGGYSALVQKGMTKSDRMLIESIPQALASTERVCSSISLGSTRTGINMDAVRLMGDIILKTAEATKENDSLGCAKLVVFCNPPDDNPFMAGAFHGVTEADRVINVGVSGPGVVKHELEKIHGEDFETLCETIKKTAFKVTRVGQLFAKEASKRLGVPFGIVDLSLAPTPAVGDSIADIMHEMGLERAGAPGTTAALAILNDQVKKGGVMASSYVGGLSGAFIPVTEDKAMAEAAEVGALTLEKLEAMTCVCSVGLDMIAIPGNTSATTIAGIIADEMAIGMVNQKTTAVRLIPVIGKDVGDFAQFGGLLGEAKIMPVNKFGCEDFVNRGGRIPAPIHSFKN; translated from the coding sequence ATGGTAGAGCTCAGCGAGGCGTTCGAGACCGTCAACATGGTCTCCCACGAGAATCTCGACGTCAGGACGATCACCATGGGCATCAGTCTGCTGGACTGCATCGATCCCGATCTTGATTCACTGTGCAAGAAGATCTACGACAAGATCACCGAGTCCGCCAAGGACCTTGTGAGAGTGGGCGACGAGATAGGGAGCGAATACGGCGTACCTGTCATCAACAAGAGGATATCGATAACACCGGCAGCGCTTATAGGTGGTGCCGCATGCAAGAGCCCGGAGGACTTCGTGCAGATCGCTAAGACCCTCGACGAAGCGGCCAAGACTGTCGGAGTCAACTTCATCGGAGGATACTCGGCATTGGTCCAAAAGGGGATGACGAAGAGCGACAGGATGCTCATCGAGTCCATCCCGCAGGCGCTGGCGTCGACCGAGCGCGTCTGCTCGTCCATAAGCCTTGGATCCACCAGAACCGGCATCAACATGGATGCCGTCAGACTGATGGGGGACATAATCCTGAAGACCGCTGAGGCCACGAAGGAGAACGATTCCCTTGGATGCGCCAAGCTCGTGGTCTTCTGCAACCCGCCAGACGACAATCCCTTCATGGCCGGAGCGTTCCACGGAGTCACAGAGGCTGACAGGGTGATCAATGTCGGTGTAAGCGGCCCGGGCGTAGTCAAGCATGAACTTGAGAAGATTCATGGTGAGGATTTTGAAACCCTTTGCGAGACTATCAAGAAGACGGCATTCAAGGTCACAAGGGTCGGACAGCTGTTCGCCAAGGAAGCTTCCAAGAGGCTCGGTGTGCCTTTCGGCATCGTCGATCTTTCCCTAGCACCCACGCCTGCGGTCGGCGACAGTATCGCTGACATCATGCACGAGATGGGTCTAGAACGCGCAGGAGCGCCAGGCACAACCGCGGCGCTTGCCATCCTCAACGATCAGGTCAAGAAAGGAGGGGTCATGGCATCATCCTATGTCGGAGGACTCTCAGGCGCATTCATCCCTGTGACCGAGGATAAAGCGATGGCGGAAGCCGCAGAGGTCGGTGCCCTTACTCTCGAGAAACTGGAGGCCATGACATGCGTCTGCTCGGTTGGTCTCGATATGATCGCCATACCCGGGAACACCAGTGCTACGACCATAGCAGGAATCATAGCCGATGAGATGGCCATTGGAATGGTCAATCAGAAGACCACCGCTGTGAGGCTCATCCCCGTCATCGGAAAGGATGTCGGCGACTTCGCACAGTTCGGAGGACTTCTCGGAGAGGCGAAGATCATGCCTGTCAACAAATTTGGATGCGAAGATTTCGTGAACCGCGGCGGAAGGATCCCTGCACCGATACACAGTTTCAAGAATTGA
- a CDS encoding ACT domain-containing protein, with the protein MSKTIVTLVGKDKVGIIATVCNFFAENNINILDLKQTTSQGYINMMMIVDTDLYKGSVADLNSGLEEVGAKVECIIKAQHEEIFDMMHRI; encoded by the coding sequence ATGAGCAAGACGATCGTGACACTGGTAGGGAAGGACAAGGTAGGAATCATTGCTACCGTCTGCAACTTCTTCGCCGAGAACAACATAAACATCCTGGACCTGAAACAGACCACTTCCCAGGGATACATCAACATGATGATGATCGTGGATACCGACCTTTACAAGGGATCGGTGGCAGACCTCAACTCCGGATTGGAAGAGGTAGGTGCAAAGGTCGAGTGTATAATCAAGGCACAGCACGAAGAGATCTTCGACATGATGCACAGGATCTGA